CAGTACGACCCGCAACCGTTCCACACGGACGAGGACGCCGCGGCCGACTCGATGTTCGGCGGACTGGTCGCCTCGGGGTGGCATACGATGGCGATCTGTATGCGGCTGACCACCGAACAGCCGGACCCGCTGGCGGCGCTCGCGGGTATCGGTGCCGACAATCTGCGGTGGGTCAAGCCCGTTAGGCCGGGCGATCGGCTGTCGCTCCGGACGGAGGTGATCGACAAGCGGCCGTCGTCCGGACACGACGACCGCGGATACGTCACCACCCACGTCGAGGCGGTGAATCAGGGCGGCGAGACGGTCGTGCGCTTCGACGTAATCGCGCTCGTGAAGCGGCGGGCGTTCGATGAGGAGTGAGAACAGGGGCGGACTCGGGGATCTTCTGTCTCAATATCACACGTGAAAATGGCGGCGGACCAATTATATACCGAC
This DNA window, taken from Halobellus sp. LT62, encodes the following:
- a CDS encoding MaoC family dehydratase, producing MRYFEDVEVGSTATFGAYEVTAEEIKSFAEQYDPQPFHTDEDAAADSMFGGLVASGWHTMAICMRLTTEQPDPLAALAGIGADNLRWVKPVRPGDRLSLRTEVIDKRPSSGHDDRGYVTTHVEAVNQGGETVVRFDVIALVKRRAFDEE